In Juglans microcarpa x Juglans regia isolate MS1-56 chromosome 8D, Jm3101_v1.0, whole genome shotgun sequence, the following are encoded in one genomic region:
- the LOC121243422 gene encoding uncharacterized protein LOC121243422: MSMSISFVEDRNIKKRVRYEDSDELDSPEVKRLRENLLDFLDDSDPDATIQDLASVMKSFEEEISPASSSLVPVVDLTSDSGESQPELGYLLEASDDELGLPPSGSSSGEEVQNLETDLIRVPFDTSGVGELWGFEDQIPNYDAFEFGVGDGYGITGEYVAFDGGLFEYSDLYYESSDFSDPSWRHGTLPAQ; encoded by the coding sequence ATGTCGATGTCTATTAGCTTTGTTGAGGACCGGAATATCAAGAAGCGGGTCCGGTATGAGGACTCCGACGAGTTGGACTCCCCCGAGGTGAAGCGTCTCCGGGAGAACCTTCTGGATTTCCTCGACGACTCCGATCCCGATGCGACCATTCAGGACCTTGCCTCCGTCATGAAGAGCTTCGAGGAAGAGATATCTCCGGCTTCTTCGTCGCTGGTGCCGGTTGTTGACTTGACTTCTGATTCCGGCGAGTCCCAACCGGAGCTGGGTTACCTTCTTGAAGCCTCTGACGACGAGCTTGGCCTGCCACCCTCGGGTAGTTCTTCCGGGGAGGAAGTGCAGAATCTGGAGACCGACTTGATTCGTGTCCCGTTTGACACGTCTGGTGTCGGCGAGTTGTGGGGGTTCGAGGATCAGATCCCGAATTACGACGCGTTCGAGTTCGGTGTGGGAGATGGGTATGGGATCACCGGCGAGTACGTGGCGTTTGATGGGGGGCTGTTCGAGTACTCCGATCTGTATTACGAATCTTCCGATTTTTCCGATCCCTCGTGGCGGCACGGAACTTTGCCAGCacaataa